One genomic segment of Naumovozyma castellii chromosome 7, complete genome includes these proteins:
- the RRD1 gene encoding peptidylprolyl isomerase RRD1 (ancestral locus Anc_5.709): MDKLLLCCDNNDRGRTIKQSAMTTINDTHMAVLDLKTTQFSLPAKRIFDSQTTQDFQSSIALNRLRFFLQKYISMVTNVQTPPEGTLSSVTLVNSIVQLLNHLSTLIDETPPLVGPRRYGNLACRDWHTKMEAQLPALLNEILDPYLPKVSGESSSMHPCIQELNYYISNAFGSSTRLDFGTGHELSFMAFIAAIDMLGLWTDGMQGTDILLLFNTYYALVRKLILTYTLEPAGSHGVWGLDDHFHLAYILGSSQWIRNAPMRPRDVKDISLVKQYAKSNLYCQCIAFIFQVKSGPFSEHSPILYDIATSVTTWSKVQRGLIKMYMDEVLKKFPVVQHFWFGDGFYPWINQHTGKPLPIYEHSPEDDETEQEREIQQYAPHWHKENAHVRTAKPGITAMPSVTNTRTNMAPPSSRMMNSHDPTISSLLKRSTRDQARR; encoded by the coding sequence atggataaattattattatgcTGTGATAACAACGACAGGGGCAGAACCATCAAACAAAGCGCAATGACCACCATAAACGATACCCACATGGCAGTGCTGGACTTGAAGACCACCCAGTTCAGTTTGCCCGCCAAGAGGATCTTTGACTCGCAAACTACACAGGATTTCCAATCATCCATTGCTCTCAACAGGTTGAGATTCTTTCtacaaaaatatatatccATGGTGACCAACGTACAGACACCGCCAGAAGGTACTTTATCTTCAGTGACACTGGTGAACTCCATTGTTCAGTTGCTAAACCATCTATCCACTCTCATTGATGAAACACCGCCCCTAGTGGGACCAAGAAGATATGGGAATTTGGCATGCAGAGACTGGCATACTAAGATGGAGGCTCAATTACCTGCTCTATTAAACGAAATACTAGACCCATATTTACCTAAAGTCTCCGGAGAATCCTCATCCATGCATCCTTGTATACAGGAATTAAACTATTACATAAGTAATGCGTTTGGTTCCTCTACCAGGTTGGATTTTGGTACAGGTCACGAGTTGTCATTCATGGCATTCATTGCTGCCATTGATATGTTAGGCCTTTGGACAGATGGAATGCAAGGAACGGATATTCTACTATTGTTCAATACATATTATGCCCTAGTGAGAAAATTGATCCTGACGTATACTTTGGAACCAGCAGGATCTCATGGTGTTTGGGGATTGGATGATCATTTCCACCTGGCATACATCCTGGGTAGCTCTCAATGGATAAGGAACGCCCCCATGAGACCCAGGGACGTCAAGGATATCAGTCTCGTGAAACAATATGCCAAATCCAATTTGTATTGCCAATGTATTGCATTCATCTTCCAAGTGAAATCGGGTCCCTTCTCTGAACATTCCCCCATACTGTATGACATCGCTACGAGTGTTACCACTTGGTCGAAAGTGCAGAGGGGTCTAATCAAAATGTACATGGATGAAGTGTTGAAAAAGTTCCCCGTGGTACAACACTTCTGGTTTGGAGACGGATTCTATCCATGGATCAATCAACATACGGGGAAGCCATTGCCTATCTATGAGCATTCTCCAGAGGATGACGAAACTGAACAAGAGAGAGAAATACAGCAATATGCTCCTCATTGGCACAAAGAGAATGCTCATGTTAGGACAGCCAAACCTGGTATTACTGCAATGCCTTCAGTGACGAATACAAGAACCAATATGGCACCTCCTTCATCAAGAATGATGAACTCGCATGATCCAACAATATCGTCTCTTCTGAAAAGGTCCACAAGAGATCAGGCAAGAAGGTAA
- the MCM10 gene encoding Mcm10p (ancestral locus Anc_5.703) — MNDPREVLTTDPYDNVSSDEQDEEAILRDLENVERKRQDLLNRIKEKQESKKLLDPNFQQLQVPCSPVKKTETNVPVAMKKSTNEMEIPHENPNELRIREKSGQLPSNTTTYFMEKFQKSKKEEEGKIQKMENMMNARVHTFQDQGGKQEFKPIQVNEIEEYSNIWLKKRYIPQSELRKMLHNIKILRLSKLFAKVRPPKFSEPQYSNWAALGIISAKGDAKFTTTDKPKKYLKFTMTDFQHKLDVYIFGKGGVERYYNLRVGDVIAILNPEVFPWRPSGKGQFIKSFNLRINHDFKCILEIGSSKDLGFCKVTSRNGTLCNTPINMSKEDRCDYHQEIRFRDNNSKRIELNGSFALGAPTKVENNPTLYRKKNGETRHSRKNRQNFSVSASFGSINKDQFDLRNRHFSNNNSAKAFFDEKFQNPDMLNNLNSKRRKIQDDKKWTRIDKELSKAIGNRASDDLGERSAMEVKQMKRATETTLQSGVIQRLGFDPTHGKIANVLRTTHSKEEKDTLSEQMSGKKDKVNDLLHFRKSHVILAPTRNELIERRDRRERIWQENFGQKRKPISANDLLAIEGSSSDSSSDSELEII, encoded by the coding sequence ATGAATGATCCAAGAGAAGTGCTGACCACAGACCCTTACGATAATGTATCATCAGATGAGCAAGATGAAGAAGCCATACTTCGAGACCTGGAGAATGTTGAACGTAAAAGACAGGATCTATTAAATAGGATTAAGGAGAAACAGGAAAGTAAGAAACTACTGGACCCAAATTTCCAACAACTTCAAGTACCTTGCTCCCCTGTAAAGAAGACGGAAACTAATGTACCCGTGGCAATGAAGAAGTCAACTAATGAGATGGAAATACCTCATGAAAATCCAAATGAGTTGAGGATCAGAGAGAAATCAGGTCAGCTTCCTTCTAATACCACAACTTATTTTATGGAGAAGTTTCAAAAGAGcaagaaggaagaagaagggaAAATCCAGAAAATGGagaatatgatgaatgCTAGGGTACATACGTTCCAAGATCAGGGTGGCAAACAAGAATTTAAACCCATACAAGtcaatgaaattgaagagtACTCCAATATTTGGCTGAAGAAACGATACATTCCACAATCTGAGTTAAGGAAGATGTTACATAATATCAAGATACTTCGACTGAGTAAGTTATTTGCTAAAGTTCGCCCTCCCAAATTTAGTGAACCACAGTATTCGAATTGGGCAGCATTAGGTATTATCAGTGCGAAAGGTGACGCCAAGTTTACCACCACAGATAAGCCTAAAAAATACTTAAAATTTACCATGACAGATTTTCAACACAAATTAGATGTTTACATCTTTGGTAAAGGTGGAGTTGAAAGATATTACAATCTTCGAGTTGGTGATGTGATTGCCATTTTAAATCCTGAAGTGTTCCCCTGGAGACCCTCTGGGAAGGgccaattcattaaatcatttaatCTTCGAATAAACCATGACTTTAAATGCATATTGGAGATCGGAAGTAGCAAAGATTTAGGATTTTGTAAAGTGACGTCAAGGAATGGCACCTTATGTAACACACCAATCAATATGTCGAAGGAAGATAGATGTGACTACCATCAAGAGATTCGATTTAGAGataataattccaaaagaattgaattaaatgGGAGTTTTGCCCTTGGAGCACCAACAAAAGTGGAAAACAATCCTACGTTATATAGGAAGAAGAATGGTGAGACTCGTCATTCAAGGAAGAATAGACAAAACTTTAGTGTTAGTGCAAGCTTTGGGTCCATTAATAAGGATCAATTTGATTTAAGAAATAGacatttttccaataacAATTCAGCCAAGGCATTTTTTGAcgaaaagtttcaaaatccTGATATGTTGAACAATTTGAACAgtaagagaagaaagatcCAAGATGACAAGAAATGGACACGGATTGATAAGGAATTGAGTAAGGCCATTGGTAATAGAGCTTCAGATGACTTGGGGGAACGAAGTGCTATGGAAGTGAAACAGATGAAGCGTGCTACAGAGACAACTTTACAAAGTGGTGTTATTCAAAGATTAGGATTTGATCCAACACATGGTAAGATTGCCAATGTCTTAAGAACGACCCATAGTAAGGAGGAGAAGGATACATTAAGTGAGCAAATGAGTGGGAAGAAAGATAAAGTGAACGATTTGTTACATTTTAGGAAAAGTCATGTTATTCTTGCTCCTACAagaaatgaattaattgaacGTCGAGACCGTCGAGAGAGAATCTGGcaagaaaattttggtCAAAAGAGGAAACCTATTAGTGCGAATGATTTATTGGCCATAGAGGGCAGTAGTAGTGATAGTAGTAGTGACAGTGAATTagaaattatttaa
- the VPR1 gene encoding Vpr1p (ancestral locus Anc_5.707) has product MDFNSRPANRVLKGKDGGNWKRGFDIFVDPNKGKPKRRLEHVDGQHVKTSNNISLSRLPVVPVKERKVLTEKTNNFSTLLSQSRHTSHKSSKMNEISILKPVQFTSISKKQVEIAKPLKSINNIMDNVTIRQSDTLNVEPPRSKRPYLNYPLPKKLSRTSTSDVSSRDNSNNEPKIFVTSLQKYLCDLDTMMKTSKKFSYDSVWTINSITKLSDFELQVTTQMSPQLIILHNKTSINNIPILKFIHDVSINTKIQVTESLKLAINSKSFIKVSDDINWYIDWKFIPSQ; this is encoded by the coding sequence ATGGATTTCAATTCCCGACCAGCAAATAGGGTGCTAAAGGGGAAAGATGGTGGGAACTGGAAGAGGGGTTTCGATATCTTTGTCGATCCAAATAAAGGCAAACCGAAACGGAGACTAGAGCATGTTGATGGTCAACACGTTAAAACTAGCAACAATATATCATTGAGCCGATTACCAGTAGTTCCAGTTAAGGAGAGAAAAGTACTGACTGAAAAGACGAACAATTTCTCCACACTACTCTCCCAAAGTCGTCACACGTCACATAAGAGCTCCAAGATGAATGAGATATCTATCTTGAAACCAGTGCAGTTTACTtcaatttccaagaaaCAAGTCGAAATAGCAAAACCATTAAAAtctataaataatataatggACAATGTAACAATACGGCAATCTGATACGTTGAATGTAGAACCTCCCAGATCCAAACGACcttatttgaattatccCCTGCCAAAGAAACTATCAAGGACGTCAACTTCAGATGTTTCATCACGAGACAACTCCAATAATGAACCTAAGATATTTGTAACATCTCTACAAAAGTATTTATGTGACTTGGATACCATGATGAAGACATCCAAAAAGTTTAGTTATGATTCAGTATGGACCATAAATTCTATTACAAAATTATCAGATTTTGAATTGCAAGTGACTACCCAGATGTCACCACAATTGATTATCCTACATAATAAAAcatccattaataatattcccaTACTAAAATTTATTCATGACGTTTCCATCAATACCAAAATTCAAGTCACGGAGTCACTCAAGTTGgcaattaattcaaaatctttcatCAAAGTATCAGATGATATTAATTGGTATATTGATTGGAAGTTTATACCATCACAATAG
- the GUT2 gene encoding glycerol-3-phosphate dehydrogenase (ancestral locus Anc_5.711), producing MFSRGSKSMLSKGLAVVTVVSLGTGVYFLQRSKKTSFHNFQSQHTPGLVSPVDTLQVSLPTRSKLLQQLKEKGQFDVLIIGGGATGTGCAVDAATRGLQVALVEQNDFASGTSSKSTKMAHGGVRYLEKAFFQLSKSQLDLVIEALNERAHLLNTAPHLCKILPILIPVYTYWQVPYFYAGCKLYDLFAGNQNLKNSYLLSRSNAIELAPMLEATNLKAALVYHDGSFNDSRLNATLAITAIERGATVLNYVEVQKLLKDSETGTINGVTVRDIETGDTMDVLSKVVVNATGPFSDKILQMDKNPTGLPDDMNLNPKMINPEDISSKIAVKNPNMVVPSSGVHIILPSYYCPKQMGLLDVRTSDGRVMFFLPWQGKVIAGTTDIPMNQVPETPVAKEADIQDILKELQHYIKFPVKREDVLSAWAGIRPLVRDPRLVSPDEKKVLGSTQGLVRSHFIFTSDNGLVTIAGGKWTTYREMAEETIDEVVKNGAFVDAKPCITRELKLAGAEFWDPNISALLSQKYNLPSMMANYLSDNYGTRSPIICELFLNDEINKLPVLLAGEEKEQILGNTDFNTFRYPITIGELKYSMRYEYARTALDFLMRRTRFAFLDAKEALRAVSGTVKIMGDEFNWSSERRQEEKEKTIQFIKSFGV from the coding sequence ATGTTCTCCAGAGGTTCCAAATCAATGCTCTCCAAGGGGCTGGCTGTAGTCACCGTCGTCTCCCTTGGGACAGGCGTGTACTTCCTTCAAAGGAGCAAGAAAACCTCCTTCCATAACTTCCAAAGCCAGCATACACCAGGACTGGTCTCACCCGTGGACACTCTGCAAGTGTCCCTTCCGACAAGAAGCAAACTCTTGcaacaattgaaggaaaaggGTCAATTCGATGTCTTGATCATTGGTGGGGGCGCTACAGGTACAGGCTGTGCAGTGGATGCTGCTACAAGAGGTTTACAAGTGGCCCTTGTGGAACAAAACGATTTTGCCTCAGGGACATCGTCCAAATCCACCAAGATGGCTCATGGAGGTGTCCGTTATTTGGAAAAGGcatttttccaattatCTAAGAGTCAATTGGACCTGGTCATTGAAGCATTGAATGAGAGAGCTCATTTGTTGAACACGGCTCCTCATTTGTGCAAGATATTACCCATCCTGATCCCAGTGTACACTTATTGGCAAGTCCCCTATTTCTATGCAGGTTGTAAATTATACGATCTGTTTGCTGGTaatcaaaatttgaagaattcttATCTCCTATCGAGATCTAATGCCATTGAGTTGGCACCCATGTTGGAAGCTACGAATTTGAAAGCCGCTTTGGTGTATCATGATGGTTCATTTAATGACTCCAGATTGAACGCCACTTTGGCTATCACGGCCATTGAAAGAGGTGCTACCGTCTTGAATTATGTGGAGGTacagaaattattgaaagattcaGAGACAGGGACCATTAATGGTGTGACTGTAAGAGATATTGAAACTGGTGATACAATGGATGTGCTTTCCAAAGTGGTTGTCAATGCAACGGGCCCCTTTAGTGATAAGATTTTACAAATGGATAAGAATCCCACGGGGCTCCCCGATGatatgaatttgaatcctAAGATGATCAATCCAGAAGATATTTCTTCCAAGATTGCTGTCAAGAATCCAAATATGGTAGTCCCCTCATCTGGTGTTCACATTATCTTACCATCTTACTATTGTCCAAAACAAATGGGATTATTAGATGTGAGAACTTCAGATGGTAGAGTCATGTTCTTTTTACCATGGCAGGGCAAAGTAATTGCAGGAACTACAGATATCCCTATGAATCAAGTTCCAGAGACCCCCGTGGCTAAGGAAGCTGATATTCAAGACATTTTGAAGGAATTACAACATTACATTAAGTTCCCTGTCAAACGTGAAGATGTACTAAGTGCCTGGGCTGGTATTAGACCCTTGGTAAGAGATCCAAGATTGGTATCACCAGATGAGAAAAAAGTCTTGGGGTCCACTCAAGGTTTAGTTAGATCACATTTTATCTTTACATCTGATAATGGATTAGTAACCATTGCCGGTGGTAAATGGACTACATACAGAGAAATGGCCGAGGAAACCATTGATGAAGTGGTAAAAAATGGTGCATTCGTGGATGCCAAACCTTGCATTACaagagaattgaaattagCAGGTGCTGAATTTTGGGATCCAAACATTTCTGCATTATTATctcaaaaatataatcttCCATCAATGATGGCAAATTATTTGTCAGACAATTATGGTACGAGAAGTCCCATTATTTGTGAGTTATTCTTGAAcgatgaaattaataaattgcCAGTACTCTTGGCTGGAGaggaaaaggaacaaaTATTAGGAAACACTGATTTTAATACTTTCCGTTATCCTATTACTATAGGTGAACTGAAGTATTCCATGAGATATGAATATGCTAGAACGGCATTGGATTTCTTAATGAGAAGAACTCGATTTGCCTTCTTAGATGCAAAGGAGGCCTTAAGAGCTGTGTCAGGTACAGTTAAGATTATGGGTGACGAATTCAATTGGTCTTCTGAAAGGAGACAAGAGGAAAAGGAGAAAACCatccaatttatcaaatcaTTTGGAGTTTAG
- the IMP21 gene encoding Imp21p (ancestral locus Anc_5.710), with product MSTNHSNSNSKHGKGHKSILLTTPEGKEAPLHHSESNPLPTEDKLLPPQKLEDADNMLTPSKSTDLSPRTSAPSTGVQFDAEQIERGRSRIKKSNAISAGAATMGTSQTGGNIGSLSGSKSRSRSRSRASSRIREEEFLKWTVLRQDPSMRLQNVNENIDRYNRRKKRREERRLLKKTKKEGELEDSDEDDEDDEEEEEEDSDEEEEEESDEEQVSDIENDVEIDEAFNYDLGMKVLPNFCSSINDILDTAKPWIAKYEESIKGKENDNVEIGRLDGGYLRAMQLLTKGKGAYLNTESTATPTPAGRCYILYTDLSSESTYALTYTMGAVINNGDTLYVVHSENSNIFDEPLMLKNVGRIRKHVMHMFDCISAVVDDVDVVALSLTHPYPKHLLNEMIHGLKPVALCVPLSIMLSSLQNFVCSVPTLVIRKKLKRAKRKGITD from the coding sequence ATGAGTACCAACCACAGtaacagcaacagcaaaCACGGGAAGGGTCATAAGAGTATCCTTCTGACCACTCCGGAGGGCAAAGAGGCCCCCCTACACCATTCGGAGTCCAATCCACTCCCCACTGAGGACAAATTGTTGCCTCCTCagaaattggaagatgCAGACAACATGTTGACACCCTCCAAGAGTACTGATTTGAGTCCCAGAACTAGTGCACCTTCCACTGGTGTGCAATTTGATGCGGAACAAATTGAGAGAGGTAGATCCAGGATTAAGAAGAGTAATGCGATATCGGCGGGGGCTGCGACTATGGGTACCAGTCAGACCGGTGGTAATATTGGCTCGCTGAGTGGGTCCAAGAGCAGATCGAGATCCAGAAGCAGAGCATCTAGTAGAATTAGAGAGGAAGAGTTTTTAAAATGGACCGTATTGAGACAGGATCCCTCTATGAGGTTACAAAATGTCAATGAGAATATCGACAGGTATAAtaggaggaagaagagaagagaGGAGAGAAgactattgaaaaaaacCAAGAAAGAAGGTGAATTAGAAGATTCCGACGAAGATGAcgaggatgatgaagaagaagaggaagaggatTCCGAcgaggaggaggaagaagagtCCGACGAAGAACAAGTGAGTGACATTGAAAACGATGTAGAGATTGATGAAGCCTTCAATTACGACTTGGGGATGAAAGTTCTACCCAATTTTTGCTCCAGTATCAATGATATCCTGGATACGGCCAAACCATGGATTGCCAAATACGAGGAGTCCATCAAGGGCAAGGAGAATGACAATGTAGAGATTGGTAGGCTGGACGGTGGATATCTGAGGGCGATGCAACTGCTTACCAAGGGTAAAGGTGCGTACTTGAATACAGAATCCACAGCAACACCTACGCCTGCTGGTCGATGCTACATACTATACACAGACCTGTCGAGCGAGTCCACGTATGCCCTCACGTACACTATGGGGGCCGTAATAAACAACGGGGACACATTATATGTGGTGCATTCGGAGAACTCTAACATATTCGACGAACCGCTCATGTTGAAGAACGTGGGCAGGATCAGAAAGCATGTCATGCACATGTTCGACTGTATCAGTGCAGTGGTGGACGACGTGGACGTGGTGGCCCTGTCCTTGACACACCCATACCCAAAGCACCTGCTGAACGAGATGATCCATGGTCTGAAACCAGTGGCCCTCTGTGTCCCATTGTCCATCATGCTTTCCAGTCTGCAGAACTTTGTGTGTTCTGTGCCCACCCTGGTGATCCGCAAGAAGCTGAAGAGGGCCAAGAGGAAGGGGATCACCGACTGA